The following proteins are co-located in the Thermodesulfobacteriota bacterium genome:
- a CDS encoding DUF169 domain-containing protein, translated as MNLTDLHRMGKELYEKLHLPTYPVAVTYIKSEDEIPAGTTRPSAMGQKMCICQTFTYARAWGARVAITADENFCVPSSAGHKWVDVTDEEFIQSQVTQGWHKSREAEVNRIALYNSLFSGPGGEAVLEKARSRVGLVCAPVHTAELEPDTILVFGNGIHITHIIHALCYDYTFPLFSSFEGFGESCIKGGLLPYLTGRPQVVIPGMGDRAFAGIGPDEIGVGLPAALLPTVMDNLFKTGGPMNMGLPFKTMVPTGLTESVTPGFAWLKRVVDDKRKTTA; from the coding sequence ATGAACCTGACCGATCTTCACCGGATGGGCAAGGAGTTGTACGAGAAGCTTCATCTTCCCACCTACCCCGTAGCCGTCACCTACATCAAGTCCGAAGACGAAATCCCCGCCGGGACAACGCGGCCCTCGGCCATGGGACAGAAAATGTGCATCTGCCAGACCTTTACCTATGCCAGGGCCTGGGGCGCCCGGGTGGCCATCACGGCCGATGAAAACTTCTGCGTACCGTCATCGGCCGGTCACAAGTGGGTGGACGTCACGGACGAAGAATTCATCCAGAGCCAGGTCACCCAGGGCTGGCACAAGAGCCGGGAAGCGGAAGTCAACCGCATCGCTTTATATAACAGCCTGTTTTCCGGCCCCGGGGGGGAAGCCGTGCTGGAAAAAGCCAGAAGCCGCGTCGGCCTGGTCTGCGCGCCGGTTCACACCGCCGAACTGGAGCCGGACACGATCCTGGTCTTCGGCAACGGCATTCACATCACCCACATCATTCACGCGCTCTGCTACGACTACACCTTTCCGCTTTTCTCCTCCTTTGAGGGGTTCGGCGAATCCTGCATCAAGGGCGGACTGTTACCGTATCTGACGGGAAGGCCCCAGGTGGTCATCCCCGGCATGGGCGACCGGGCCTTTGCCGGCATCGGCCCGGATGAAATCGGCGTCGGCCTGCCCGCGGCCCTGCTGCCGACGGTCATGGACAACCTGTTTAAGACCGGCGGCCCCATGAACATGGGCCTGCCCTTTAAAACCATGGTGCCCACCGGCCTGACCGAATCTGTCACGCCGGGCTTTGCCTGGCTGAAAAGAGTTGTCGATGATAAACGCAAAACAACCGCATAG